Proteins co-encoded in one Campylobacteraceae bacterium genomic window:
- a CDS encoding YbgC/FadM family acyl-CoA thioesterase, with the protein MKIRIYYEDTDAGGVVYHTNYIKFCERARSELFFSKNLSPQKNNNEFFVVKKIECDFIKPAVLGDIIEVKTTLVKRKFTSLLLQQDIYRDDVLLFKASILAVYVKDLKPFRIPDDMYEVLA; encoded by the coding sequence ATGAAAATACGAATATATTATGAAGATACCGATGCCGGTGGAGTTGTTTATCATACGAATTATATAAAATTCTGTGAAAGAGCCAGATCAGAGCTTTTTTTCTCAAAGAACTTAAGTCCTCAAAAAAATAATAATGAATTTTTTGTTGTAAAAAAAATCGAATGTGATTTCATAAAACCTGCTGTTTTAGGAGATATAATTGAAGTAAAAACTACCTTAGTTAAACGAAAATTTACTTCTTTGCTATTACAACAAGATATCTATAGAGATGATGTTTTACTGTTTAAAGCAAGTATTCTAGCTGTTTATGTAAAAGATTTAAAACCTTTTCGTATTCCTGATGATATGTATGAAGTTTTAGCATGA